The proteins below are encoded in one region of Flavobacterium nackdongense:
- a CDS encoding thioredoxin family protein, translating into MKKIILTVLVVMSSLAVQAQELKWETDINKAISVSNKTKKPMLLFFTGSDWCGWCIRLQKEVLKTPDFATWAKKNVVLVELDYPRSVPQSDAIKAQNAGLQQAFGIQGFPTVYFATAKQKNGKPSFTGIGSTGYVAGGPKAWLAEADKILKTK; encoded by the coding sequence ATGAAGAAAATAATTCTAACCGTATTAGTGGTAATGAGTTCTTTGGCTGTTCAGGCACAAGAACTAAAATGGGAAACTGACATCAACAAAGCCATATCGGTATCCAATAAAACCAAAAAACCAATGTTGTTGTTTTTCACAGGAAGCGATTGGTGTGGATGGTGCATTCGCTTGCAAAAAGAAGTGTTGAAAACGCCAGATTTCGCCACTTGGGCAAAGAAAAACGTGGTTTTGGTTGAATTGGATTACCCAAGAAGTGTTCCACAATCTGATGCTATAAAAGCTCAAAATGCTGGCTTACAACAAGCATTCGGCATACAAGGATTTCCTACTGTTTACTTTGCAACTGCCAAACAGAAAAACGGTAAACCAAGTTTTACAGGTATAGGAAGTACAGGATATGTTGCTGGTGGGCCAAAAGCTTGGTTAGCAGAAGCCGATAAAATTCTGAAAACAAAATAA
- a CDS encoding ComEC/Rec2 family competence protein: MKVLQFPLARITIGFIIGILFAFYFQPSPQFSFILLFITFFAFATAHFIAKNKVVNPIYIGLATYFLAFSIGTTTQIIHTNAFQKSNYIHHKALFDKPHSVTVTIREKLRSSSYNDRYITIVNQVDQSVKTGRILLNIRKDSLNHAFEIGTHLQIDGSLYKNEPSKNPNQFDYGKYLEGKKIYAQMYADASDIKMGSIIEKDVWYYTSKLRTKIIRNLEKIQFNKAELNVAIALILGQQQDISPEIIKDYQFAGAVHILSVSGLHIGFILLFVTYLLKPFPNTKRGSFIKLIIILVSLSSFGLIAGLAPSVLRSVTMFSFVAIGMYLRRSTNIFHTLLVSMLLILLFEPSFLFDVGFQLSYIALFFILWLQPLLSQLWTPKNSIVYYFWEILTVSFAAQIGTLPLSIYYFHQFPGLFFLTNLVILPFLSVIMGLGVLVMVLAAFDYVPIILAKSLEWSIYFLNKIINTIASFEQFIFRDIPFNWLLLLSLYLLIISSIIWFKKPSFNRLALTLVALIILQISYLSKHWIIQNQNELVIFNSKKSTLIAERKGDKVSLYANDSLLKTVSKNKTFSTYLTGNFSRLSSKKKLQNLMYFKGNKILILDSLGVYPTSIRPDIVVFTQSPKINLERFLQTTKPKIVVADASNYKTIQKLWKVTCLKAKIPFHATDEKGFYRLE; encoded by the coding sequence ATGAAAGTATTACAATTTCCTTTGGCAAGAATTACAATAGGTTTTATCATAGGAATCCTCTTCGCCTTTTATTTTCAACCGAGTCCACAATTTTCCTTTATATTACTTTTCATCACCTTTTTTGCTTTCGCCACAGCGCATTTCATAGCAAAAAATAAAGTTGTAAATCCAATCTATATTGGTCTTGCTACTTATTTTCTTGCTTTTAGCATTGGCACGACTACACAAATTATTCATACCAATGCTTTTCAAAAAAGCAATTATATACACCACAAAGCACTATTCGACAAACCGCATTCGGTGACGGTTACCATTAGAGAAAAACTGCGTAGTTCTAGTTACAACGACCGCTATATTACTATCGTAAACCAGGTAGATCAATCCGTAAAAACGGGAAGAATTTTATTGAATATTCGAAAAGACAGCCTAAATCACGCTTTTGAAATTGGGACCCATTTGCAAATCGACGGAAGTTTATACAAAAATGAACCGTCCAAAAATCCGAACCAATTTGATTATGGCAAATACCTCGAAGGCAAAAAAATATATGCACAAATGTATGCCGATGCGTCGGACATCAAAATGGGTTCAATTATCGAAAAAGATGTTTGGTATTATACCTCAAAACTGCGAACGAAAATCATTCGGAATTTAGAAAAAATCCAATTCAACAAAGCAGAATTGAATGTTGCCATTGCCTTGATTTTGGGACAACAACAAGATATTTCGCCGGAGATTATCAAGGATTATCAATTTGCTGGTGCAGTACACATTTTGTCTGTTTCGGGATTGCATATTGGATTTATATTGCTGTTTGTTACTTATCTTTTGAAGCCATTTCCCAACACTAAAAGAGGTTCGTTTATCAAGTTGATAATTATTCTGGTTTCGCTGTCGTCCTTTGGATTAATTGCCGGTTTGGCTCCCTCGGTACTTCGCTCGGTTACGATGTTTTCGTTTGTGGCTATCGGGATGTATCTGCGACGAAGCACGAATATATTCCATACTTTATTAGTCTCGATGTTGCTTATTTTACTCTTTGAACCTTCATTTTTGTTTGATGTGGGCTTTCAATTGAGTTATATTGCCTTGTTTTTTATTCTTTGGTTGCAACCTTTATTGTCGCAACTTTGGACACCAAAAAACAGTATTGTGTATTACTTTTGGGAAATTTTGACCGTTTCTTTCGCAGCACAAATTGGCACTTTGCCCTTGAGTATTTATTATTTTCATCAATTTCCGGGCTTGTTTTTCCTGACTAATTTGGTAATTCTTCCGTTTCTGAGCGTGATTATGGGCTTGGGTGTTTTGGTTATGGTTTTGGCAGCCTTCGATTATGTTCCTATTATTTTAGCCAAATCATTGGAATGGAGCATTTACTTTTTAAACAAAATTATCAATACAATCGCCTCTTTTGAGCAATTCATCTTTCGGGATATTCCGTTCAATTGGCTGTTGCTATTGAGTTTGTATTTATTGATTATCAGCTCCATTATTTGGTTCAAAAAACCGAGTTTCAACAGACTAGCTTTGACATTAGTTGCCCTAATTATTTTACAAATTTCATATTTATCCAAACATTGGATTATTCAAAATCAGAATGAATTAGTGATTTTCAATTCAAAGAAAAGCACTCTTATTGCGGAACGAAAGGGGGATAAGGTCAGTTTGTATGCCAATGACAGTCTTTTGAAAACTGTCTCAAAAAACAAAACATTTTCAACTTATTTGACAGGGAATTTTAGCCGTTTGAGTTCAAAGAAAAAATTACAAAACCTGATGTACTTTAAGGGAAACAAAATCCTGATTTTGGACAGTTTAGGAGTGTATCCGACGTCCATTCGTCCAGATATTGTGGTTTTTACTCAATCTCCAAAAATAAATTTGGAACGGTTTTTACAAACCACAAAACCTAAAATAGTTGTAGCCGATGCCTCGAATTACAAAACCATTCAAAAATTATGGAAAGTGACTTGCTTAAAAGCAAAAATCCCTTTTCACGCTACTGACGAAAAGGGATTTTATAGATTAGAATAA
- the lpxB gene encoding lipid-A-disaccharide synthase, translated as MKYYIIAGEASGDLHGSNLMKALYKEDPTADIRFWGGDLMQNVGGVLVKHYRELAFMGFVEVLFHLKTILNNIKFCKKDISDFQPDVLVFIDYPGFNLRIAKWAKEQGIKTHYYISPQIWAWKENRITEIKRDVDKMYVILPFEKDFYEKKHHYPVEFVGHPLIDAIHNHPAKDSIVFRTENQLNDKPIIAILPGSRKQEITKMLSVMLSVVKEFPDYQFVIAGAPSQEFSFYENFITNENIKFVSNKTYDLLSNATAALVTSGTATLETALFKVPEVVCYKGSWISYQIAKRIITLKYISLVNLIMDEEVVTELIQGDCNTKRIREELQQILDTKYRQNLLKKYEELENKLGGIGASEKTAKLIVGDLK; from the coding sequence ATGAAATACTACATTATTGCAGGGGAAGCTTCGGGCGATTTGCACGGTTCCAATTTGATGAAAGCCTTGTACAAAGAAGATCCTACCGCCGATATTCGGTTTTGGGGAGGCGACTTGATGCAAAATGTGGGCGGCGTTTTGGTCAAACATTATCGCGAATTGGCTTTTATGGGATTTGTAGAAGTCTTGTTTCATTTGAAAACTATTCTCAATAACATCAAATTTTGCAAAAAAGACATTTCAGATTTTCAACCCGATGTGCTGGTTTTCATCGATTATCCGGGTTTTAATTTGCGGATTGCCAAATGGGCGAAAGAACAAGGTATTAAAACACATTATTATATTTCACCACAAATTTGGGCTTGGAAAGAAAACCGTATTACCGAAATCAAACGCGATGTCGATAAAATGTATGTAATTCTGCCGTTCGAAAAAGATTTTTATGAAAAGAAACATCATTATCCCGTGGAATTTGTTGGTCATCCTTTGATTGACGCCATTCATAATCATCCAGCCAAAGATTCGATTGTTTTTAGAACAGAAAATCAATTGAATGACAAACCTATTATTGCCATTTTGCCAGGCAGCCGCAAACAGGAAATTACCAAGATGCTATCGGTGATGCTGAGTGTTGTTAAGGAATTTCCCGATTACCAATTCGTGATTGCTGGTGCGCCCAGTCAAGAATTTTCATTTTATGAAAATTTTATTACCAATGAAAACATCAAATTTGTTTCGAATAAAACCTATGATTTGTTGAGTAATGCCACCGCAGCACTCGTCACTTCGGGAACGGCAACATTAGAAACAGCGCTTTTCAAAGTGCCTGAAGTGGTTTGTTATAAAGGAAGTTGGATTTCGTACCAAATTGCCAAGCGCATTATTACCTTAAAATATATTTCCTTGGTCAACTTGATTATGGATGAGGAAGTGGTGACCGAATTGATTCAAGGAGACTGCAACACAAAACGCATTCGTGAAGAACTGCAGCAGATTTTAGATACCAAGTACCGTCAAAATCTATTGAAAAAATACGAGGAATTAGAAAATAAATTGGGCGGCATTGGTGCCAGTGAGAAAACGGCAAAATTGATCGTAGGAGATTTGAAATAA